One Acropora palmata chromosome 2, jaAcrPala1.3, whole genome shotgun sequence genomic window carries:
- the LOC141873733 gene encoding uncharacterized protein LOC141873733, producing the protein MFSSGKFNDASYVPLLLPHSETAKPLPLIIKRKRSIWKRPFAKDEMIFLAAMENFISSDCEKEYLEAVKLKVIEEGVMESAPVDRHTEDDFDIARIGLTADGNLGDLQLGRVGQKCI; encoded by the exons ATGTTTTCCAGTGGGAAATTCAACGATGCAAGCTACGTGCCACTTTTGCTTCCACATTCAGAGACAGCAAAGCCTTTGCCCTTGATAATCAAACGAAAGAGATCAATATGGAAACGTCCTTTTGCGAAAGACGAAATGATCTTTCTCGCTGCCATGGAAAACTTTATTTCCAGTGATTGTGAAAAAGAGTATCTGGAAGCCGTTAAATTAAAAGTTATTGAAGAGGGAGTGATGGAAAGTGCTCCAGTCGACAG ACACACCGAAGATGATTTTGATATTGCACGCATTGGATTGACTGCCGATGGCAACCTGGGGGACCTTCAACTTGGCAGAGTTGGCCAGAAATGTATATAA
- the LOC141873732 gene encoding uncharacterized protein LOC141873732 isoform X1, translating into MIEKLLRMFSGGKSNNASYVPLLLRHSEAAKPLSLMVKRKRSIWKRPFAKDEMIFLAGLENFVFSDCEREYREAVKLKVIEEGVMESAPVHRSSDCFQLKWLASSRVRVKPTRHVSLAKDLKCEDDASNTDNGDGDNDDEKPLRFDKQLKHDTFNGDDDDCGDEHNNNDDVDGDGGRIPVDVVADDILPVLDDFNYRDMKNIEHIYKNVLLSTKSREQQKALVKKYLGWFEELMTADKMKILLNEPLTSNDCTFLRSLYLPSLPDQDTLDFTKKKKAEIHRYGFILKLIDELSDEEWKLLGIPHN; encoded by the exons ATGATTGAAAAGCTACTTCGCATGTTTTCCGGAGGGAAATCCAACAATGCAAGCTACGTGCCACTTTTGCTTCGACACTCAGAGGCAGCAAAGCCTTTGTCCTTGATGGTCAAGCGAAAGAGATCAATATGGAAACGTCCTTTTGCGAAAGACGAAATGATCTTTCTCGCTGGCCtggaaaactttgttttcagtGATTGTGAAAGAGAGTATCGGGAAGCCGTTAAATTAAAAGTTATTGAAGAGGGAGTGATGGAAAGTGCTCCAGTCCACAG atCATCAGACTGTTTTCAGCTCAAGTGGTTGGCTAGTTCAAGGGTGCGTG TTAAACCGACACGACATGTGAGTCTCGCTAAGGACTTGAAATGTGAAGATGATGCTTCTAACACTGACAATGGTGATGGTGATAACGATGATGAAAAACCACTTAGATTCGATAAACAATTGAAACATGACACTTTCAACGGTGACGATGATGATTGTGGTGACgaacataataataatgatgatgttgaCGGCGATGGTGGACGGATTCCAGTTGATGTGGTTGCAGACGACATTTTGCCAG TTCTAGATGATTTCAATTACCGGGATATGAAGAATATTGAACACATTTACAAGAACGTGTTGTTGTCAACGAAGAGccgagagcaacaaaaagcaCTGGTCAAAAAGTACCTGGGATGG TTCGAAGAATTAATGACTGCAGATAAGATGAAGATTTTACTGAATGAACCACTGACTAGCAACGATTGCACATTTCTGAGAAGCTTGTACCTACCTTCATTGCCAGATCAAGACACACTTGATTtcacaaaaaagaagaaggcGGAAATTCATAGATATGGGTTTATTTTGAAGTTAATTGATG AATTGTCTGACGAGGAATGGAAGCTGCTTGGGATCCCGCACAACTGA
- the LOC141873732 gene encoding uncharacterized protein LOC141873732 isoform X2, producing MSLVKDRKCEVVFNYDDDDDDDVEDDDVDNDDPVDVVADNIFAVKPTRHVSLAKDLKCEDDASNTDNGDGDNDDEKPLRFDKQLKHDTFNGDDDDCGDEHNNNDDVDGDGGRIPVDVVADDILPVLDDFNYRDMKNIEHIYKNVLLSTKSREQQKALVKKYLGWFEELMTADKMKILLNEPLTSNDCTFLRSLYLPSLPDQDTLDFTKKKKAEIHRYGFILKLIDELSDEEWKLLGIPHN from the exons ATGAGTCTCGTTAAGGATCGGAAATGTGAGGTTGTGTTTAactatgatgatgatgacgatgatgatgttgaagatgatgatgttgataaCGATGATCCAGTTGATGTGGTTGcagacaacatttttgcag TTAAACCGACACGACATGTGAGTCTCGCTAAGGACTTGAAATGTGAAGATGATGCTTCTAACACTGACAATGGTGATGGTGATAACGATGATGAAAAACCACTTAGATTCGATAAACAATTGAAACATGACACTTTCAACGGTGACGATGATGATTGTGGTGACgaacataataataatgatgatgttgaCGGCGATGGTGGACGGATTCCAGTTGATGTGGTTGCAGACGACATTTTGCCAG TTCTAGATGATTTCAATTACCGGGATATGAAGAATATTGAACACATTTACAAGAACGTGTTGTTGTCAACGAAGAGccgagagcaacaaaaagcaCTGGTCAAAAAGTACCTGGGATGG TTCGAAGAATTAATGACTGCAGATAAGATGAAGATTTTACTGAATGAACCACTGACTAGCAACGATTGCACATTTCTGAGAAGCTTGTACCTACCTTCATTGCCAGATCAAGACACACTTGATTtcacaaaaaagaagaaggcGGAAATTCATAGATATGGGTTTATTTTGAAGTTAATTGATG AATTGTCTGACGAGGAATGGAAGCTGCTTGGGATCCCGCACAACTGA
- the LOC141873731 gene encoding uncharacterized protein LOC141873731 → MIEELRRMFSRGKFNNASYVPLFLPHSETAKPLSLIIKRKRSIWKRPFAKDEMIFLAGLENFVSSDCEREYREAVKLKVIEEGVMASAPVDRHIEDDFDFVRIGLTAHGNPVDLQLGSVGQKYILDPDLRGILSRVGLDADKMIPYQDQELILITSVVYSEKFEAVEVVDKLKWIAGMVYFSPMQFPKGLESIIRNKCKETLTPPGVAKRNSWGPILFKHCRVQYNKKTKKLELMKGEFVGKYKIARAVSLGKDMKCENVSNDDDDDDDDVEDDEVDNDDPGDVVADNILPVKPTRHVSLAKDYKCEDDSSNNDSDDGDNDDEKLLNLLRFSELKRDFFDDDDDISDADQNNNDDVDGDGRRIPVDVVADDILPVLDDFNYRDYKYIEHIYENVLLSTQSQEQQKALVKKYLGWFEELLTADKMKISLNEPLTTNDCTFLRSFYARALPDQDTLDFTKKKKAEIHRYGFILNLIDELSDEEWKELGIRSN, encoded by the exons ATGATTGAAGAGCTACGTCGCATGTTTTCCAGAGGGAAATTCAACAATGCAAGCTACGTGCCACTTTTCCTTCCACATTCAGAGACAGCAAAGCCTTTGTCCTTGATAATCAAACGAAAGAGATCAATATGGAAACGTCCTTTTGCGAAAGACGAAATGATCTTTCTCGCTGGCCTGGAAAACTTTGTTTCCAGTGATTGTGAAAGAGAGTATCGGGAAGCTGTTAAATTAAAAGTTATTGAAGAAGGAGTGATGGCAAGTGCTCCAGTCGACAG GCACATCGAAgatgattttgattttgtacGCATTGGATTGACTGCCCATGGCAACCCGGTGGACCTTCAACTTGGCAGTGTTGGCCAGAAATATATATTAGATCCAGACCTTCGTGGAATACTCTCTCGCGTAGGCCTGGACGCTGATAAGATGATCCCTTATCAAGATCAAGAACTAATTCTTATAACCTCCGTAGTTTACAGTGAAAAATTTGAGGCTGTGGAGGTTGTGGATAAATTGAAG TGGATAGCAGGAATGGTCTACTTCTCTCCAATGCagttcccaaagggtttggaATCCATAATCCGTAATAAATGCAAAGAAACGTTAACCCCTCCGGGAGTTGCAAAAAGAAACTCATGGGGACCAATTCTTTTCAAGCACTGTCGTGTTCAATAcaataaaaagacaaaaaaactggAGCTCATGAAAGGAGAGTTTGTTGGCAAGTACAAAATAGCGCGTGCTGTGAGTCTCGGTAAGGACATGAAATGTGAAAATGTGTcaaacgatgatgatgatgacgatgatgacgttGAAGATGATGAAGTTGATAACGATGATCCAGGTGATGTAGTTGCAGACAACATTTTGCCAG TTAAACCAACAAGACATGTGAGTCTTGCTAAGGACTATAAATGTGAAGATGATTCTTCTAACAATGACAGTGATGATGGTGATAACGATGATGAAAAACTACTGAATCTACTTAGATTCTCAGAATTGAAACGTGACTTTTtcgacgatgacgatgatattTCTGATGCcgatcaaaataataatgatgatgttgaCGGCGATGGTAGACGGATTCCAGTTGATGTGGTTGCAGACGACATTTTGCCAG TTCTAGATGATTTCAACTACCGGGACTACAAGTATATTGAACACATTTACGAGAACGTGTTGCTGTCAACGCAGAGCcaagagcaacaaaaagcaCTGGTCAAAAAGTACCTAGGATGG TTCGAAGAATTGTTGACTGCAGATAAGATGAAGATTTCACTGAATGAACCACTGACAACCAACGATTGCACATTTCTGAGAAGCTTCTACGCACGTGCATTGCCGGATCAAGACACACTTGATTtcacaaaaaagaagaaggcGGAAATTCATAGATATGGATTTATTTTGAACTTAATTGATG AATTGTCTGACGAGGAATGGAAGGAGCTTGGGATCCGGAGCAACTGA
- the LOC141874646 gene encoding uncharacterized protein LOC141874646 isoform X2, whose amino-acid sequence MIPYQDQELFLITSVVYSEKLEVVGKRKQELEIEAGLEPLSRLSKVLKSRLYGKYKKTSTPPGVAKRNSWGPILFKHCRVQYNKEKKTLELMKGEFVGKHKIKRTVSLSKARKCEDVLSDDDDDDDDDDEDDDADNDDPLDVVADNILPDDFTDLDMKNIERIYKNVLMTTKSREQRKARVKKYLGWFEELLTADKMKILLNEPLTSNDCTFLRSLYVPALPDQDTLDFTKKKKAEIHRYGFILKLIDELSDEEWKELGLPSK is encoded by the exons ATGATCCCTTATCAAGATCAAGAACTGTTTCTTATAACCTCCGTAGTTTACAGTGAAAAACTTGAGGTTGTGGGTAAAAGGAAGCAGGAA TTGGAAATAGAAGCTGGTCTCGAACCTTTATCGCGGTTGTCAAAGGTTTTAAAGTCCAGACTCTATggtaaatacaaaaaaacgTCAACCCCTCCGGGAGTTGCAAAAAGAAACTCATGGGGACCAATTCTTTTCAAGCACTGTCGTGTTCAgtacaataaagaaaaaaaaacactggaGCTCATGAAGGGAGAGTTTGTTGGCAAGCACAAAATAAAGCGTACTGTGAGTCTCAGTAAGGCCAGGAAATGTGAAGATGTGTTAagcgatgatgatgatgatgacgatgatgatgatgaagatgatgatgctGATAACGATGATCCACTTGATGTGGTTGCAGACAACATTTTGCCAG ATGATTTCACCGACCTGGACATGAAGAATATTGAGCGCATATACAAGAACGTGTTGATGACAACAAAGAGCCGAGAGCAGCGAAAAGCAAGGGTCAAAAAGTACCTGGGATGG TTCGAAGAATTGTTGACTGCAGATAAGATGAAGATTTTACTAAATGAACCACTGACCAGCAACGATTGCACATTTCTGAGAAGCTTGTACGTACCTGCATTGCCGGATCAAGACACACTTGATTtcacaaaaaagaagaaggcaGAAATTCATAGATATGGatttattttgaagttaaTTGATG AATTGTCTGACGAGGAATGGAAGGAGCTTGGGCTCCCGAGCAAGTGA
- the LOC141874646 gene encoding uncharacterized protein LOC141874646 isoform X1, with amino-acid sequence MIPYQDQELFLITSVVYSEKLEVVGKRKQELEIEAGLEPLSRLSKVLKSRLYGKYKKTSTPPGVAKRNSWGPILFKHCRVQYNKEKKTLELMKGEFVGKHKIKRTVSLSKARKCEDVLSDDDDDDDDDDEDDDADNDDPLDVVADNILPDDFTDLDMKNIERIYKNVLMTTKSREQRKARVKKYLGWFEELLTADKMKILLNEPLTSNDCTFLRSLYVPALPDQDTLDFTKKKKAEIHRYGFILKLIDGKNASVKCIREQKSYLARSDSSKTCG; translated from the exons ATGATCCCTTATCAAGATCAAGAACTGTTTCTTATAACCTCCGTAGTTTACAGTGAAAAACTTGAGGTTGTGGGTAAAAGGAAGCAGGAA TTGGAAATAGAAGCTGGTCTCGAACCTTTATCGCGGTTGTCAAAGGTTTTAAAGTCCAGACTCTATggtaaatacaaaaaaacgTCAACCCCTCCGGGAGTTGCAAAAAGAAACTCATGGGGACCAATTCTTTTCAAGCACTGTCGTGTTCAgtacaataaagaaaaaaaaacactggaGCTCATGAAGGGAGAGTTTGTTGGCAAGCACAAAATAAAGCGTACTGTGAGTCTCAGTAAGGCCAGGAAATGTGAAGATGTGTTAagcgatgatgatgatgatgacgatgatgatgatgaagatgatgatgctGATAACGATGATCCACTTGATGTGGTTGCAGACAACATTTTGCCAG ATGATTTCACCGACCTGGACATGAAGAATATTGAGCGCATATACAAGAACGTGTTGATGACAACAAAGAGCCGAGAGCAGCGAAAAGCAAGGGTCAAAAAGTACCTGGGATGG TTCGAAGAATTGTTGACTGCAGATAAGATGAAGATTTTACTAAATGAACCACTGACCAGCAACGATTGCACATTTCTGAGAAGCTTGTACGTACCTGCATTGCCGGATCAAGACACACTTGATTtcacaaaaaagaagaaggcaGAAATTCATAGATATGGatttattttgaagttaaTTGATGGTAAGAACGCGTCTGTTAAATGCAttagagaacaaaaaagttaCCTCGCTCGTTCTGATTCGTCAAAAACCTGTGGTTGA